One Candidatus Bathyarchaeota archaeon DNA window includes the following coding sequences:
- a CDS encoding aldehyde ferredoxin oxidoreductase family protein, translating to MFNGYARKLLRIDLSNNRIQKEDLDSELIENFLGAEGFASKILYDEVKSDTDPLGPENRLIIMTGAFVGTSIPCGIKSTVVSKSPLTGIYGEALFSAPIGEDLKKSGYDGVIIKGKAEKPVYLWISDDKVEIKDAEHLWGKETLDTVDSIRQELGDSKASVITIGPAGEKLIKLACIMSDDSRAAGRCGLGAVMGSKNLKALVAKGTGKIEIAEQETLNNLKREALSISLPNTKGFRDNGTASGLIVFEQNGNLPIKNWTRGSFPTAERITGSTMTDTILIGHSACKTCPIACGRKVKVEKGPYAMEGSGPEYETMAALGSLCYNDNLESIAKANDICNRLGIDTISSGQAIAFAMECYENGLIKDTDGIDLAWGNSDAVVKLCESIGNKEGLGVILGEGVRKAAELIGNKAERFAMHVKGLEFPEHNPRKFKSMGLAYATSNVGANHNRGSPMLVERDLLSPDLPWKEPVDGFLVKDKGHMTKVYQDVCCVVDSLGICKFMVFWGKIPLKILVEYYNAINGTKISFNDLIKIGERIWNIQRAFNIRMGITRKDDTLPERFLKESVDEGPAKGQVVELDVMLKEYYEERGLDEDGKPGKEKLIELGLDWVASDLYSE from the coding sequence TTCGCCTCAAAGATATTGTATGATGAAGTAAAATCTGATACTGATCCTTTAGGTCCAGAGAACCGATTAATTATTATGACTGGTGCATTCGTAGGCACTTCGATACCATGTGGTATCAAATCAACGGTTGTATCTAAATCACCTCTTACTGGAATATATGGAGAAGCACTTTTCTCTGCGCCTATAGGAGAAGATTTGAAAAAATCTGGATACGATGGAGTCATAATTAAAGGAAAAGCTGAGAAGCCAGTTTATTTATGGATAAGCGATGATAAGGTTGAGATCAAGGATGCGGAACATCTATGGGGAAAAGAGACCCTTGACACGGTGGACTCGATAAGGCAAGAGCTTGGCGATAGTAAAGCATCTGTTATCACAATAGGACCTGCAGGAGAGAAGCTCATAAAATTAGCATGTATTATGTCTGACGACAGTAGAGCTGCTGGTAGGTGTGGACTAGGTGCGGTTATGGGATCCAAAAATTTGAAAGCCTTAGTAGCAAAAGGAACCGGTAAGATTGAAATAGCTGAGCAAGAGACTTTAAACAATCTAAAGAGAGAGGCTTTGAGCATATCTCTACCAAATACAAAAGGCTTTCGTGATAATGGAACAGCTTCAGGCTTGATAGTATTTGAGCAAAATGGTAATTTACCCATTAAAAACTGGACAAGAGGAAGCTTCCCAACCGCTGAAAGAATAACCGGTTCTACAATGACAGATACTATCTTAATAGGCCATAGCGCATGCAAGACTTGTCCAATTGCATGTGGAAGAAAAGTGAAGGTAGAGAAAGGGCCCTATGCAATGGAAGGTAGCGGTCCTGAATATGAGACAATGGCTGCCTTAGGATCTCTATGTTATAATGACAATCTTGAATCTATTGCAAAAGCTAATGATATTTGCAATAGGCTCGGCATAGATACTATTTCCAGTGGACAGGCAATTGCTTTTGCAATGGAGTGTTACGAAAATGGATTGATAAAAGATACTGATGGAATAGATTTAGCGTGGGGAAATTCTGATGCTGTTGTTAAATTATGCGAATCTATCGGAAATAAAGAGGGGCTAGGGGTTATACTCGGTGAAGGAGTAAGAAAAGCTGCTGAGCTAATAGGTAACAAGGCTGAAAGGTTTGCAATGCATGTTAAGGGCCTTGAGTTTCCCGAACATAATCCCCGCAAATTTAAATCGATGGGATTGGCTTATGCTACTTCCAATGTAGGTGCAAATCATAATAGAGGTTCTCCTATGCTTGTAGAAAGAGACTTGCTGAGCCCTGACCTACCATGGAAAGAGCCGGTAGATGGATTTCTAGTAAAAGATAAAGGGCACATGACAAAGGTGTACCAAGACGTTTGTTGCGTTGTGGACTCCTTGGGCATATGTAAATTCATGGTTTTCTGGGGAAAAATTCCACTTAAGATTTTAGTTGAGTACTATAATGCGATAAATGGCACGAAAATCAGTTTTAACGATTTGATCAAGATTGGAGAAAGGATTTGGAATATTCAAAGAGCTTTCAATATTAGAATGGGAATTACACGTAAAGACGATACATTACCTGAAAGATTTCTAAAAGAATCAGTTGATGAGGGACCTGCAAAGGGGCAGGTTGTTGAGTTAGATGTAATGCTAAAAGAATATTATGAGGAACGTGGGTTGGACGAAGATGGCAAACCAGGAAAGGAAAAATTAATCGAATTAGGATTAGATTGGGTAGCAAGCGATCTATATTCAGAGTAA